One Branchiostoma floridae strain S238N-H82 chromosome 15, Bfl_VNyyK, whole genome shotgun sequence DNA window includes the following coding sequences:
- the LOC118432633 gene encoding histone H2B-like, translating to MPPSGKAVKKAGKARPAGDKKRGRRRKRRETFGVYIYKVLKQVHPDTGVSSKAMGIMNSFVNDIFERIAAEASRLANYNKRSTIGSREIQTAVRLLLPGELAKHAVSEGTKAVTKYTSSK from the coding sequence ATGCCACCAAGTGGGAAAGCCGTAAAGAAAGCAGGCAAGGCCAGGCCCGCCGGAGACAAGAAGCGCggaaggaggagaaagagaagggaaACCTTCGGTGTCTACATCTACAAGGTGCTGAAGCAGGTGCACCCAGACACAGGCGTCTCCAGCAAGGCAATGGGCATCATGAATTCTTTCGTCAACGACATTTTTGAGCGCATCGCCGCCGAGGCCTCTCGTCTGGCTAACTACAACAAGCGCTCTACCATCGGCAGCCGCGagatccagaccgccgtgcgaCTCCTGCTGCCGGGCGAGCTAGCCAAGCACGCCGTCAGCGAGGGCACCAAGGCCGTCACCAAGTACACAAGTTCCAAGTGA
- the LOC118432637 gene encoding histone H4-like — MSGRCKGGKGLGKGGAKRHRKVLRDNIQGITKPAIRRLARRGGVKRISGLIYEETRGVLKVFLENVIRDAVTYTEHAKRKTVTAMDVVYALKRQGRTLYGFGG; from the coding sequence ATGTCTGGACGTTGCAAAGGAGGCAAGGGTCTCGGAAAGGGAGGCGCCAAGCGTCACCGTAAGGTGCTTCGCGACAACATCCAGGGCATCACCAAGCCCGCCATCCGTCGTCTGGCTCGCCGAGGCGGCGTCAAGCGCATCTCCGGCCTCATCTACGAGGAGACCCGAGGTGTTCTCAAGGTCTTCCTGGAGAACGTGATCCGCGACGCAGTGACCTACACCGAGCATGCCAAGCGCAAGACCGTCACAGCCATGGACGTTGTCTACGCTCTCAAACGCCAAGGCCGCACCCTCTACGGCTTCGGTGGCTAA
- the LOC118432613 gene encoding histone H1-like: MSAPASSPKKAKKPAAPKVPAAHPPTTVMVTAAVEALKDRTGSSLSAIKKYIGGNYKFDVEKKSHFIKRALKSLVEKGTLLQVKGTGASGSFKINVAAKKAAEKAAKKAVKKPVKKPAAKKATKPKTTKPKKPKAKKATTPKKTTTKKPTASKKTKKSPAKKPASKKSVKKTPTKKTTKKTAPAKKASKPKKK; the protein is encoded by the coding sequence ATGTCCGCTCCAGCATCGTCCCCGAAGAAGGCCAAGAAGCCCGCGGCGCCCAAGGTCCCTGCGGCTCACCCGCCCACCACCGTCATGGTTACGGCGGCCGTGGAAGCGCTCAAGGACCGCACCGGTTCTTCCCTGTCGGCTATCAAGAAGTACATCGGTGGCAACTACAAGTTCGACGTGGAGAAGAAATCGCACTTCATAAAGCGCGCTCTGAAAAGCCTGGTGGAGAAGGGTACCCTCCTACAGGTTAAAGGGACCGGGGCGTCGGGGTCCTTCAAGATCAACGTGGCAGCCAAGAAAGCCGCCGAGAAGGCGGCAAAGAAGGCCGTCAAGAAGCCAGTCAAGAAACCCGCGGCTAAGAAGGCCACGAAACCAAAGACAACCAAGCCAAAGAAACCCAAGGCGAAgaaggctaccacccccaagaAGACGACGACCAAGAAACCGACCGCGAGCAAGAAAACCAAGAAATCTCCTGCCAAGAAACCTGCTAGCAAGAAATCCGTCAAAAAGACTCCCACAAAGAAGACCACCAAGAAGACCGCGCCCGCCAAGAAGGCCTCCAAGCCCAAGAAGAAGTGA
- the LOC118432133 gene encoding histone H1-like, with translation MNGEYSTNSVISNKKQAIILNYPDDVTCANDSVEALKDRTGSSLSAIKKYIGGNYKFDVEKKSHFIKRALKSLVEKGTLLQVKGTGASGSFKINVAAKKAAEKAAKKAVKKPVKKPAAKKATKPKTTKPKKPKAKKATTPKKTTTKKPTASKKTKKSPAKKPASKKSVKKTPTKKTTKKTAPAKKASKPKKK, from the exons ATGAATGGAGAGTACTCTACCAATTCAGTCATCTCCAACAAGAAACAAGCT ataatCCTCAACTATCCTGATGACGTGACATGCGCAAATGACAGCGTGGAAGCGCTCAAGGACCGCACCGGTTCTTCCCTGTCGGCTATCAAGAAGTACATCGGTGGCAACTACAAGTTCGACGTGGAGAAGAAATCGCACTTCATAAAGCGCGCTCTGAAAAGCCTGGTGGAGAAGGGTACCCTCCTACAGGTTAAAGGGACCGGGGCGTCGGGGTCCTTCAAGATCAACGTGGCAGCCAAGAAAGCCGCCGAGAAGGCGGCAAAGAAGGCCGTCAAGAAGCCAGTCAAGAAACCCGCGGCTAAGAAGGCCACGAAACCAAAGACAACCAAGCCAAAGAAACCCAAGGCGAAgaaggctaccacccccaagaAGACGACGACCAAGAAACCGACCGCGAGCAAGAAAACCAAGAAATCTCCTGCCAAGAAACCTGCTAGCAAGAAATCCGTCAAAAAGACTCCCACAAAGAAGACCACCAAGAAGACCGCGCCCGCCAAGAAGGCCTCCAAGCCCAAGAAGAAGTGA
- the LOC118432465 gene encoding uncharacterized protein LOC118432465 encodes MNQTNLVADLDFSYDIYVPTTTPSNVTNACSSNNGGCQELCLAHPEGRTCACRDTWELQEDGVTCCLSGYTLYGGACFKAYNQDKTFSQARQVCAADGGLLAMPKDRDVDNFLRSLKNAVNELSRFWFGLSDQNDEGEWVWEDGTPHDILTDWNNWQPWEPNDNEEGEDCVNYYGSGWNDAPCSSVYKFICQLKEAISCSLGYFRCGHGRACILSWKRCDGATDCTDGSDEEGCVCLPIPGDFQLNSRLTMLSNQLGQTTFNEIQNSSIVELLNTSYVISGKYHAELGKFVSTVIFPRCNVSEDCSTSSNSDNSSSCMGNVTGTQLLPCRSWCEEVLNMADDLIKDQLPRCDLFPSSKHNCWNPNSAMKGNEVCYYGNGINYRGTRSKTTSGADCVEWSDAEAGYYKTEYPWANLDKNYCRNPTGHDRPFCLTGDGSQEDCDVIPCDAEGCWDRGPPNYGKRNPSKRFYYVGERVTYTCNEGYTLKAGYTREVRCIGGGIWQYDKPSCSVNHERRLQDDLLETYSSSLAPPNVTINFTGSVQLIVALDEKKEQLVASVVIDFTWQDSRLSWDPKYYDDITTFSIQGHRIWTPILTLQRNADPEHKGLQKEVPVRVSDSGQAEWSVETLTTTVCDAEPFYFPVDTMECHVCFSASSAIKQIIQCQGGRPAADNGNSPCNSYSTETTVGEWYRKDKIFAKDNSEACLVVHLKRIPMFHIATTVGPCIILVVLMIITFIMPLDRGDRISFGVTILLSMVVSLVFVSDVLPVKGALPFFATVIIMSMGVMGLFLFFTMATIVIHDQEGSMSPKAKIIFLRYISKILLLGDLTNEKRARDGESGLTDPTAMELTNHAFQADDITAANEEIPSTPPTSLEVSVRELSMVMKTEMEKLTKAVTNLPEELSKSTKDVSDYTLLAKVLDRLCLVMYILSIAASVPMAMYLSK; translated from the exons CGTGTTCCTCGAATAATGGAGGATGCCAGGAACTGTGCCTTGCGCACCCAGAAGGAAGGACGTGCGCCTGTCGGGATACCTGGGAACTGCAGGAAGATGGCGTGACGT GTTGCCTTTCTGGCTACACTCTCTACGGGGGCGCATGTTTCAAAGCGTACAACCAAGATAAAACCTTTAGCCAGGCCAGACAGGTGTGTGCAGCGGACGGGGGGCTCCTGGCCATGCCGAAAGACCGAGACGTGGACAACTTCTTGAGAAGTTTGAAGAACGCCGTGAATGAATTATCACGTTTCTGGTTCGGTCTAAGTGATCAGAACGATGAGGGTGAGTGGGTGTGGGAAGACGGCACTCCACACGACATACTTACTGACTGGAACAACTGGCAGCCATGGGAACCTAACGATAACGAGGAAGGAGAAGACTGTGTGAACTACTATGGTTCAGGCTGGAATGACGCACCGTGCTCCTCTGTGTACAAGTTTATCTGTCAGCTGAAAGAAG CGATCAGTTGCTCTCTAGGATACTTCCGCTGTGGACACGGACGCGCATGTATTCTGTCATGGAAGCGTTGTGATGGGGCCACGGATTGTACTGATGGGAGTGATGAGGAGGGTTGTG TTTGCCTGCCAATACCTGGGGATTTTCAACTCAACAGCAGGCTGACAATGCTATCGAATCAGCTGGGCCAAACGACTTTTAATGAGATACAAAATTCCTCTATCGTGGAGCTGCTCAATACTTCTTACGTCATCTCAGGAAAGTACCATGCAGAGTTAGGAAAATTCGTTTCGACGGTCATTTTCCCGCGATGCAATGTCTCTGAAGACTGTTCTACGTCTTCAAATTCAGACAACTCTAGCTCATGCAT GGGTAACGTTACGGGTACACAACTTTTACCATGCCGTTCGTGGTGCGAGGAAGTGCTCAACATGGCTGATGACTTGATAAAGGACCAATTGCCTCGATGTGACTTGTTTCCATCATCCAAACACAACTGTTGGAATCCAAATTCAGCCATGAAGGGAAATGAAG TTTGCTACTATGGCAATGGCATAAACTACCGTGGAACACGGAGTAAAACTACATCTGGGGCAGATTGTGTTGAATGGTCGGATGCGGAAGCTGGTTACTACAAGACAGAGTACCCCTGGGCTAACCTGGACAAaaactactgccgcaaccctACCGGTCATGATCGGCCATTTTGCTTGACCGGAGACGGTAGCCAGGAGGATTGTGACGTAATTCCCTGTG ATGCCGAAGGCTGCTGGGACAGAGGTCCGCCAAACTACGGCAAGAGAAATCCAAGCAAGAGGTTCTACTATGTGGGAGAAAGAGTCACGTACACGTGCAACGAAGGCTACACACTTAAGGCAGGTTACACCAGAGAAGTGAGGTGCATCGGAGGAGGCATCTGGCAGTATGATAAGCCCAGCTGTTCAG TGAACCATGAGCGTCGGCTGCAGGATGACCTACTGGAGACCTACAGTTCAAGTCTAGCTCCTCCAAATGTCACCATCAACTTCACTGGGTCTGTGCAACTCATCGTCGCCTTG GATGAAAAGAAAGAGCAACTTGTTGCGTCTGTCGTCATCGATTTC ACATGGCAAGACAGCAGGCTGAGTTGGGACCCAAAGTACTACGATGACATCACGACGTTCAGCATTCAGGGCCACAGAATTTGGACTCCGATCTTGACTCTACAGAGAAA TGCTGATCCTGAGCACAAAGGCCTACAAAAGGAGGTACCGGTCCGAGTGAGCGACAGTGGTCAGGCAGAATGGAGTGTAGAAACCCTGACTACCACCGTGTGTGATGCAGAGCCCTTCTACTTTCCAGTAGACACCATGGAATGTCACGTCTGTTTTTCTGCATCCAGTGCAATCAAGCAAATCATTC AATGCCAAGGAGGACGCCCTGCAGCAGACAATGGAAACAGCCCCTGTAACTCGTATTCTACTGAAACAACGGTGGGCGAATGGTACCGAAAGGACAAGATATTCGCGAAAGACAACAGTGAGGCGTGCCTTGTTGTTCATCTGAAGAGGATCCCCATGTTCCACATCGCCACTACTGTTGGACCCTGCATCATCCTGGTTGTATTGATGATCATCACATTCATCATGCCCTTGGATAGGGGAGACCGGATCTCGTTCGGAGTGACCATTCTACTCTCCATGGTCGTGTCTCTTGTATTTGTGTCAGACGTTCTTCCTGTCAAGGGGGCTTTGCCATTTTTCG CTACGGTGATCATCATGTCCATGGGCGTGATGGGATTGTTCCTCTTTTTCACTATGGCAACCATCGTTATTCACGACCAAGAGGGCAGCATGTCACCGAAGGCGAAGATTATTTTCCTACGCTACATTTCAAA GATACTGCTGTTGGGAGATCTAACCAATGAGAAGCGTGCACGTGATGGAGAATCTGGTCTGACTGACCCCACTGCCATGGAGCTGACCAACCACGCCTTTCAAGCCGATGACATAACGGCAGCCAACGAAGAAATACCATCAACGCCTCCCACGAGTCTGGAGGTCAGCGTGAGGGAACTGAGTATGGTGATGAAGACCGAGATGGAGAAGCTGACTAAAGCGGTTACTAACCTTCCTGAGGAGCTCAGCAAGTCCACGAAGGACGTGTCCGACTACACCCTACTGGCTAAGGTCCTGGATAGGCTTTGTCTTGTCATGTACATCCTCAGCATCGCGGCATCTGTTCCAATGGCCATGTACTTGAGCAAGTAA
- the LOC118432623 gene encoding histone H2A-like, whose protein sequence is MSGRGKEGKARSKAKSRSSRAGLQFPVGRVHRFLRKGHYTERVGAGAPVYLAAVLEYLTAEILELAGNAARDNKKTRIIPRHLQLAVRNDEELNKLMSGVTIAQGGVLPNIHSVLLPKKTGKAQ, encoded by the coding sequence ATGTCTGGACGTGGAAAAGAAGGCAAGGCACGCTCCAAGGCTAAGAGCCGTTCATCCCGAGCGGGTCTCCAGTTCCCGGTTGGCCGCGTCCATCGCTTCTTGCGAAAGGGACATTACACCGAGCGCGTTGGTGCCGGCGCTCCGGTGTACCTGGCGGCCGTGTTGGAGTACCTGACCGCCGAGATCCTCGAGCTGGCTGGTAACGCTGCCCGCGACAACAAGaagaccaggatcatccccCGTCACCTTCAACTGGCCGTCCGCAACGACGAGGAGTTGAACAAGCTGATGTCCGGCGTCACTATTGCACAGGGCGGTGTTCTCCCCAACATCCACTCCGTGCTTCTACCCAAGAAGACCGGCAAGGCCCAGTAG
- the LOC118432630 gene encoding late histone H2A.2.2-like, with the protein MSGRGKGGKARSKAKSRSSRAGLQFPVGRVHRFLRKGNYSERVGAGAPVYLAAVLEYLTAEILELAGNAARDNKKTRIIPRHLQLAVRNDEELNKLMSGVTIAQGGVLPNIHSVLLPKKTGKAQ; encoded by the coding sequence ATGTCTGGACGTGGTAAAGGAGGCAAGGCACGCTCCAAGGCTAAGAGCCGTTCATCCCGAGCGGGTCTACAGTTCCCAGTTGGCCGCGTCCATCGCTTCTTGCGAAAGGGAAACTACTCCGAGCGCGTTGGTGCCGGCGCCCCGGTGTACCTGGCGGCCGTGTTGGAGTACCTGACCGCCGAGATCCTCGAGCTGGCTGGTAACGCTGCCCGCGACAACAAGaagaccaggatcatccccCGTCACCTTCAACTGGCCGTCCGCAACGACGAGGAGTTGAACAAGCTGATGTCCGGCGTCACTATTGCACAGGGCGGTGTTCTCCCCAACATCCACTCCGTGCTTCTACCCAAGAAGACCGGCAAGGCCCAGTAG
- the LOC118432617 gene encoding histone H2B-like, with amino-acid sequence MLCHIKSRDGTGADILCCLLYYAKNITIMPPSGKAVKKAGKARPAGDKKRGRRRKRRETFGVYIYKVLNQVHPDTGVSSKAMGIMNSFVNDIFERIAAESSRLANYNKRSTISSREIQTAVRLLLPGELAKHAVSEGTKAVTKYTSSK; translated from the coding sequence ATGCTTTGCCACATAAAAAGCCGAGACGGCACGGGTGCAGACATTCTTTGCTGTCTACTCTACTACGCCAAGAACATCACCATCATGCCCCCAAGTGGTAAAGCCGTGAAGAAAGCTGGCAAGGCCAGGCCCGCCGGAGACAAGAAGCGCggaaggaggagaaagagaagggaaACCTTCGGCGTCTACATCTACAAGGTGTTGAATCAGGTGCACCCCGACACAGGCGTCTCCAGCAAGGCAATGGGCATCATGAATTCTTTCGTCAACGACATTTTTGAGCGCATCGCCGCCGAGTCGTCCCGTCTGGCTAACTACAACAAGCGCTCCACCATCAGTAGCCGCGAGATCCAGACAGCCGTGCGACTCCTGCTGCCGGGCGAGCTAGCCAAGCACGCCGTCAGCGAGGGCACTAAGGCCGTCACCAAGTACACAAGTTCCAAGTGA